One region of Solanum pennellii chromosome 6, SPENNV200 genomic DNA includes:
- the LOC107022548 gene encoding histone H2B.7-like, which yields MAPKAEKKPAEKNPASEKPSDDKAPAEKKPKAGKKLPTKDVGVGIGEKKKKKVKKSSETYKIYIFKVLKQVHPDIGISSKAMGIMNSFINDIFEKLAQESSKLARYNKKPTITSREIQTAVRLVLPGELAKHAVSEGTKAVTKFTSS from the coding sequence ATGGCTCCTAAAGCAGAAAAGAAGCCCGCCGAGAAGAATCCGGCATCGGAAAAACCTTCCGACGATAAAGCTCCGGCGGAGAAGAAGCCAAAAGCTGGTAAGAAGCTTCCGACAAAGGATGTTGGTGTTGGTATcggagaaaagaagaagaagaaggttaAGAAGAGTTCCGAAACGTATAAGATCTATATATTCAAAGTGCTGAAACAAGTGCATCCTGATATTGGAATTTCAAGCAAAGCGATGGGGATAATGAACAGTTTTATTAACGATATATTTGAGAAATTGGCTCAGGAATCTTCTAAACTTGCGAGGTACAATAAGAAACCTACAATTACGTCTAGGGAAATTCAAACTGCTGTTAGATTGGTATTGCCTGGTGAATTGGCTAAGCATGCTGTTTCTGAAGGAACTAAAGCTGTTACCAAGTTTACAAGCTcttaa
- the LOC107022988 gene encoding uncharacterized protein LOC107022988: MTTFIKVLCLVLCLAFMYEGIESSMCNPGIEINQAKLGMSQGQQVWNATVSNTCSCTLLQVKLMKLSIPNFDSVTKINTTIISKSHDDIYDVNGGLPIYAQTSVFFIYAGNNLNVKLNDFTEACS; encoded by the exons ATGACAACATTCATCAAAGTTCTTTGCTTAGTGCTTTGTCTTGCTTTCATGTATGAAG gCATAGAGAGTTCCATGTGCAATCCTGGTATTGAAATTAACCAAGCAAAATTAGGAATGAGTCAAGGACAACAAGTATGGAATGCAACTGTTTCAAATACATGTTCATGTACTCTACTTCAAGTGAAATTGA TGAAATTGAGTATTCCAAATTTTGATTCTGTCACTAAAATTAACACCACTATCATCTCCAAGTCTCATGATGATATCTATGATGTTAATGGTGGTCTTCCAATTTATGCACAAACAagtgtattttttatttatgctGGAAATAATCTCAACGTTAAGCTAAATGACTTTACAGAGGCTTGTTCATGA